ATCTCGATCGCTTTTTCATGGCCATCAAGGCCGAGGAGGAATTTCCTTTGCGGCTTTCCAGGCAGGAAATAATACAGTAAACACAGAGGCGGGCCAGTACCAGGGATTGGGGCTCGTTTATGTCCTcactagaaaaaaaaacaaaaaaaaagattgcCAAATTGTGAGTACGAGTTCTGTAATAGAgtttaaatgtttcttttcTTGCTAGATCGAATCGATTTGtagatataaataaatgaaaaaatatacagAAGAAAATATTGGTATTTACCCTTGTCGTCGCAGTATTAGTGGAGCCACCACGTACTGCAGCAACGCCTCCGTGGTCTTCTCAATGTCGAGGTGCATCACAGCAAACACAACATCCATTGTTCGCGACATATCCCTTGTGTACTTGCAcgccagcagctgctccaccaACTGTGTGGACAGCCACGCCGCGCCGCCGGCTAAAAGAAGCGACTCCAGTGACTGAGCGGCGCGAACGGGCAGGTGACCAGCATCGACTACGGTTCGCCACACTTCCCGGAACTGTTCGACCAGTGGGGAGTGTGAAATGAGGCGGGATTTGGTACTCGGAGCAGGGTGCACATCGTGTTGCATTTTTCGGATAATCTGATAGGACAGAGCTAGACGCTCTTTAGCGTTTTCCTGGCTGGAAAGTTCCTCGCTAGTCAATGGCGCCAGAAACTGCTGAATCATGTTCAGGGGCTTTAAAAGTTCCGTTTCCTTCACCGAATACATGTAGGCGCACAGAAAACTGGTGGCGCAAACGGAAAAGCTAAAAAGTCTCCTCTTAATATTATCCAAAATACTTTTAACGTCCGCCGAGGATAGCGTCTCCTGCTCCCAAGCAATAAGCACATGATGAAGCACTCCAGGCAGGTTGAGGCAAGTCTCCTGCCAACTTAAGTTGTTCGGCTTGAGTTGTGCTGCCTCTGGTTTACTGAAACTCAGCAAGAGCTCATCCACAATACTGTCTTCACAGAGGGCGAGAATTTGGCGCGGATTTTTAAGCTTATTCCTTTCCACCATGCATTCACGCAcccatttttcaaaaaatgaGTCACCACGCTCAGATAAAACCACCTGAAATAAACAagaattcattaaaatttcattaaaatagTAAAGTTATTAGGGGCTTAGGTACATCGGATCCATAGGTCTGCACAATGCTTGTCAGCATCAGGAAGGAAACATCAAACAGCGTGGAGCGGATGACGCACAGCTTGCCCAGCTCGCCCGGCACTGGCTTGGAGTTTTCATTGCACTGGATCAGGCGAGATACGAATGTCTTGAGACGTCCCTCGACGGTAGCTACTGAAAGAATCAACTCGAAGCTGTTGCCCACCGGCACCTGGCAAAGGACATTCACCATGTCCTGCACTTTGTTGGTGCACAGCGTCTTTAATACTCCGGAAAGCGGAACCTCTGCACGCTTGATGAAGTTAATATTGGACGGCGTCTGTTGGCCATTGTCGCATTTTTTGAGTAATTGAGAGGCGGCTTCCCTGAAAGAGTTCgttttaaaatacataattaaGATGGTTGTACAAAATGCCTGATCTCTTCACTAACCTTTGACTGGCGAACTTCTTTACATGCACATCATTGACTAGTTGTTGCTTGGTCCAGTCATTTAAAAGGAACTCGATCATATTGCACGAGCACTTGGTATCCATGAAGTCTAGCAGCAGGTTGTCCTCGATGAGCAGTTCCAAAGCCTCTACCAATTCGGGTATGTAATCGGTCGGTGGTGGTTGATCCCCGGGAATCCGTTGCAAGGCGTGCAATTGCTTAATGATGTGCGGCATTTTAAAGAACATAAAGGCACCCCACATAGTGTCCGGACTTGTATCCGCAACATTGCTCAGCGTGAGGAATCCAGCACGGATGATTTCGTAGAAGAGTCGTGTATTGGAGTATTTTTTTAAGCGTTGCAGCATCTGCAACTCAGCCACGTAGT
This portion of the Drosophila santomea strain STO CAGO 1482 chromosome 3L, Prin_Dsan_1.1, whole genome shotgun sequence genome encodes:
- the LOC120448197 gene encoding mediator of RNA polymerase II transcription subunit 24 is translated as MKENNKILQLIYVAWRERWTDSQWGINIKKVLPRGVSGDVYNLADCLLQQALIGSTANPLVLNYLKHSLCAHLVSHAAVIRCIAKYDKLERVYCITALLEFLAGIVDGVTCRIKSEEAVLPSSVVHLVYWLLQIFARTVQHYELYGEISAEQSYMLDQTCVVIDRLSQQQFMLSMLYVGCHEELEICGRIRDKYATIKGSLTNSNFTLNAPQVEQQLQQLAYIEAKHLEMQPLNPPPTLEKISCCVQPLLAVEVLLNPCKDTSYYVAELQMLQRLKKYSNTRLFYEIIRAGFLTLSNVADTSPDTMWGAFMFFKMPHIIKQLHALQRIPGDQPPPTDYIPELVEALELLIEDNLLLDFMDTKCSCNMIEFLLNDWTKQQLVNDVHVKKFASQREAASQLLKKCDNGQQTPSNINFIKRAEVPLSGVLKTLCTNKVQDMVNVLCQVPVGNSFELILSVATVEGRLKTFVSRLIQCNENSKPVPGELGKLCVIRSTLFDVSFLMLTSIVQTYGSDVVLSERGDSFFEKWVRECMVERNKLKNPRQILALCEDSIVDELLLSFSKPEAAQLKPNNLSWQETCLNLPGVLHHVLIAWEQETLSSADVKSILDNIKRRLFSFSVCATSFLCAYMYSVKETELLKPLNMIQQFLAPLTSEELSSQENAKERLALSYQIIRKMQHDVHPAPSTKSRLISHSPLVEQFREVWRTVVDAGHLPVRAAQSLESLLLAGGAAWLSTQLVEQLLACKYTRDMSRTMDVVFAVMHLDIEKTTEALLQYVVAPLILRRQGEDINEPQSLVLARLCVYCIISCLESRKGNSSSALMAMKKRSRSHDEEELAANAAKVRKVIGDGSDNSSDFTDTTTGAGLAALLGSTATSELRTTPLTLREPLQTSVQHIFGVFLQFVNGDELSPKAVFVYQFISLLVECGGERVAPVLRLLPNGLVQQLLKVLVTDDIKVGLISRLYDLRLQAGRLSAASDLCLWRNMQMARHSIHL